In the genome of Desulfofarcimen acetoxidans DSM 771, one region contains:
- the modA gene encoding molybdate ABC transporter substrate-binding protein, producing the protein MNYTIMKNDTLAGIAERFGTTVSAIMNANPQIKNQDFIVEGQIITIPVSGAPSPPAGQKTYIVQAGDTMFTISQKYGIELETLIAANPQIKNPDLIFPGQVINIPGRSSLTVYAAASLKDAFEELKRLYLKQNPGVDISYNFGASGTLQREIEQGAPVDLFVSAGESQMDALSKKGLIVESSRKNLLSNQLVLIANKNSRLKSFEGLTDPSITKISIGNPRTVPAGEYARETLKTLGLWNSIQSKLVLAEDVRQVLQYVESGRVDAGLVYRSDALTGKNIRIVAVAPDDSHKPIIYPMAIIRSSNNREEARAFANFLSSNEAARVFSKYGFIPLQ; encoded by the coding sequence ATGAATTATACAATTATGAAAAATGATACTTTAGCAGGGATAGCTGAACGTTTTGGAACCACAGTATCCGCCATCATGAATGCTAACCCCCAAATAAAGAATCAAGATTTTATAGTTGAAGGGCAAATAATAACAATTCCTGTCTCAGGCGCACCATCACCTCCGGCAGGACAAAAAACATACATCGTTCAAGCAGGCGATACAATGTTTACCATATCTCAGAAATATGGTATTGAATTAGAAACTCTCATCGCAGCCAACCCGCAAATAAAAAATCCTGATTTGATTTTCCCCGGTCAAGTCATAAATATTCCAGGAAGATCAAGCCTTACGGTTTACGCAGCAGCAAGCTTAAAAGACGCTTTTGAAGAGCTAAAAAGACTTTACCTTAAACAAAACCCGGGCGTAGATATTTCATATAACTTTGGCGCGTCAGGTACTTTGCAAAGAGAAATTGAACAAGGAGCTCCGGTAGATCTCTTTGTGTCAGCGGGCGAATCCCAAATGGATGCTCTGTCTAAAAAAGGACTAATTGTGGAGAGCTCCAGAAAAAATCTTCTAAGCAACCAATTAGTTCTAATTGCTAATAAAAACAGCAGGCTCAAGAGCTTTGAAGGCTTGACTGATCCGAGCATCACCAAAATAAGTATTGGAAACCCCAGAACGGTACCCGCAGGTGAATATGCCCGAGAAACATTAAAAACACTTGGCTTATGGAACAGCATTCAATCCAAACTGGTCTTAGCCGAAGATGTGCGGCAGGTGCTGCAGTATGTGGAATCAGGAAGAGTTGACGCCGGATTGGTATACCGTTCAGATGCTTTAACCGGTAAAAACATTAGAATAGTAGCGGTTGCCCCGGATGATTCACATAAACCTATTATCTATCCCATGGCAATTATACGCAGCTCTAATAACCGGGAGGAAGCCAGAGCTTTTGCCAACTTTCTCTCCAGCAATGAAGCAGCCAGGGTTTTTTCCAAATACGGTTTTATACCTTTGCAGTAA
- a CDS encoding nucleotidyltransferase family protein, translating into MSNTENIAAVILAAGYSFPMKEFKPLIKLGNITALEHSILSFYYAGINDIRVVIGYHGLDVIEALKHYPVRMVLNARFIEGMYSSVQAGVGNLEAEIQAFFILPADIPFVMAGTLQKMLARFRSSEGGNIIYPVLNGRRGHPPLISTKFSGAILSGECPGGLQNLLRRYEHNAVNVEVADEGILLDMNNREDYLEILNYFNTTSKTRIITKRLSTR; encoded by the coding sequence ATGAGTAATACAGAGAATATAGCAGCCGTGATTTTGGCAGCGGGATATTCTTTTCCAATGAAAGAGTTCAAACCTTTAATAAAATTAGGAAACATTACGGCTCTCGAACACTCTATCCTTAGTTTTTATTATGCCGGCATAAACGATATAAGAGTGGTGATAGGGTATCACGGCCTTGATGTCATAGAAGCATTAAAACATTATCCTGTTAGGATGGTACTCAATGCCCGCTTTATTGAAGGCATGTACTCCTCCGTTCAGGCCGGTGTCGGCAATTTGGAAGCAGAAATCCAAGCATTCTTTATCTTGCCTGCTGATATTCCATTTGTTATGGCAGGCACATTACAAAAAATGCTTGCTCGCTTCCGCTCTTCCGAAGGAGGAAATATTATCTATCCTGTGTTAAATGGACGCAGAGGTCATCCTCCGCTGATTTCAACAAAATTTTCGGGTGCAATACTAAGTGGTGAGTGCCCTGGTGGACTACAAAACCTTTTGAGAAGATATGAACATAATGCAGTGAATGTAGAAGTAGCGGACGAGGGAATACTGCTGGATATGAATAATCGGGAGGATTACCTCGAAATCTTGAATTACTTTAATACCACCTCCAAGACGCGAATTATAACAAAACGTCTCAGTACGCGTTGA
- a CDS encoding molybdopterin-dependent oxidoreductase produces the protein MQGLQEKSFAITQSDLKKLPAVTKACSATRANGEKISVDATGPLLNTFMRQFGNKQKDFSRIHFTSKDKYSVDIPHNILANRPIILAYIINGKPLPNDWQPLRIVIPGVLARYWAKGVIFMDCERDK, from the coding sequence GTGCAAGGACTGCAGGAGAAGAGCTTTGCAATAACCCAAAGTGATCTGAAAAAGTTGCCGGCAGTAACCAAGGCTTGCTCAGCCACGCGAGCTAACGGAGAAAAAATTAGTGTAGACGCGACAGGTCCGCTGCTTAATACTTTCATGCGACAGTTCGGAAATAAGCAGAAGGATTTTAGTCGAATACATTTTACTTCTAAAGATAAATATTCTGTTGATATTCCGCACAATATTTTGGCAAACCGCCCCATTATCTTAGCCTATATTATTAATGGTAAGCCCCTGCCAAATGATTGGCAGCCGCTTCGCATCGTCATTCCCGGTGTGTTAGCCAGGTACTGGGCTAAAGGTGTAATTTTTATGGACTGTGAACGAGATAAATGA
- a CDS encoding Rpn family recombination-promoting nuclease/putative transposase: METEITLHNNDVIMKAMAETFKDKTLRLFGLNTAKIIGVIPTILPVLEVKENRIDYIFLLEDNTLLHLEFQTTVNLENLKRFLLYDARLINKDNRNVNTAVVYSGRIKIAPDQLKKGSIVYQVINVYMKDYDGDAEYKRLNDKILKHEELDEEDILKLIFLPLMKSKQTEEEMAIRAAELAKEVEGEIKKTFIIGTIIAVTDKFMSEDYKKKLLEVLRMTQIEQWIREEGREEGIKKGREEGIKEGKMETAKAALAKGFSIEDVIEITGLTKEVVRKLKNEMN; the protein is encoded by the coding sequence TTGGAAACAGAAATCACCCTGCACAACAATGATGTGATCATGAAAGCAATGGCAGAAACCTTTAAAGATAAAACGCTTCGTCTCTTTGGCTTGAATACAGCAAAAATTATAGGTGTGATACCTACCATTTTACCCGTTTTGGAAGTCAAAGAGAATAGAATAGACTATATATTTCTGTTAGAAGATAACACACTCCTGCATTTGGAATTTCAAACTACCGTTAATTTAGAAAATCTGAAACGATTTTTACTCTATGATGCCAGACTAATCAACAAAGACAATCGGAACGTCAATACCGCTGTTGTTTACTCCGGGCGGATAAAAATAGCCCCAGATCAACTAAAGAAAGGCTCCATAGTTTACCAGGTAATCAATGTTTATATGAAAGACTATGACGGAGACGCAGAATATAAGAGATTGAATGATAAAATACTCAAGCACGAGGAGTTGGATGAGGAAGATATATTGAAGCTGATCTTTTTACCCCTGATGAAGAGCAAGCAAACCGAAGAGGAAATGGCTATTCGCGCGGCAGAACTGGCTAAAGAAGTAGAGGGTGAAATCAAGAAGACCTTCATAATTGGTACAATTATAGCCGTTACCGATAAGTTTATGTCTGAAGACTACAAAAAGAAATTACTGGAGGTGTTGAGAATGACCCAAATCGAGCAGTGGATTAGAGAAGAAGGTAGAGAAGAAGGTATAAAAAAGGGTAGAGAAGAAGGTATAAAAGAGGGTAAAATGGAAACGGCCAAAGCAGCCCTAGCAAAAGGTTTCAGTATTGAAGATGTTATTGAAATTACCGGGTTGACTAAAGAAGTAGTTCGAAAATTAAAAAATGAGATGAATTAG
- a CDS encoding glycohydrolase toxin TNT-related protein (This protein contains a domain related to Tuberculosis Necrotizing Toxin, which is the C-terminal effector domain of outer membrane channel protein CpnT, and which has a lethal NAD+-glycohydrolase activity.), which yields MAPWFDQPGGGIQYEFSQSINNLLKAGIIKRVGP from the coding sequence ATAGCACCATGGTTTGACCAGCCTGGTGGAGGTATACAATATGAATTTAGTCAGTCTATTAACAACCTGTTAAAAGCGGGAATAATAAAAAGGGTGGGACCATAA
- a CDS encoding TNT domain-containing protein — MVIAMPKIASSAHAESEHILLGYNGDLSGLRLTVGYSLCLSDYEFNNFLWHSLDPEHKGYYITPDGDVLKFNYETGEITGGYNSRKKALIDLGRAFSQSAIPTNIYSFGRYFKNVIKINKGASKANQWVDEAGNIKWPVNRGFAGQPVETTLKPGTRIDRYGYDSGTFVSPEGTPYANRALEPGTETKPYNVYEVVKLRYKLVK, encoded by the coding sequence ATGGTTATAGCTATGCCTAAAATAGCAAGTAGTGCTCATGCCGAAAGTGAACATATCCTGCTGGGATATAATGGAGATTTATCTGGCCTGAGACTAACTGTTGGATATAGTTTATGCCTTAGTGATTATGAGTTTAACAACTTTCTTTGGCATTCACTTGATCCTGAACATAAAGGATATTATATAACACCTGATGGTGATGTGTTAAAATTTAATTATGAGACAGGGGAAATTACCGGGGGATATAATTCAAGAAAAAAAGCATTAATTGATTTAGGCCGGGCATTTTCTCAGAGTGCTATTCCTACTAATATTTATAGTTTTGGGAGATATTTTAAAAATGTTATAAAGATAAATAAGGGCGCGAGTAAGGCCAATCAATGGGTTGATGAAGCAGGAAATATAAAATGGCCTGTAAATAGAGGTTTTGCCGGACAACCCGTGGAAACGACATTGAAACCGGGAACGCGAATTGATAGATATGGCTATGATAGCGGTACATTTGTTTCACCTGAAGGAACACCATATGCAAATCGAGCTTTAGAACCGGGAACAGAAACTAAGCCGTACAATGTTTATGAAGTTGTTAAGCTAAGGTACAAGCTGGTGAAATAG
- a CDS encoding RHS repeat-associated core domain-containing protein — protein MVQTVAENGTVENQYDYDIFGNPTLATEQYANTIRYAGEFYDSETGLYYLRARYYESYTGRFMSEDSYTGQIDSPLSLNLYTYCENDPINMIDPSGRGKVWNRFGEVIGTTSGSDYTDYSQKATDTHTSKEQASKPWTSSSSSSSTLAVLITAPAADQKVPVVNQAMYHQFQAMAAA, from the coding sequence GTGGTGCAGACCGTCGCCGAAAACGGCACAGTTGAAAACCAGTACGACTACGACATCTTTGGCAACCCGACCCTGGCAACAGAACAATACGCGAATACCATCAGGTACGCCGGAGAGTTCTATGACAGTGAAACCGGGTTGTACTACCTACGGGCACGATACTATGAGAGCTATACCGGCAGGTTTATGTCAGAGGATAGCTATACCGGTCAGATTGACAGTCCATTAAGCCTGAACCTGTACACTTATTGTGAGAACGACCCGATTAACATGATTGACCCTTCGGGACGAGGCAAAGTATGGAATCGTTTCGGTGAAGTAATAGGTACTACCTCCGGATCGGACTATACTGATTACAGTCAGAAAGCCACAGATACGCATACCAGTAAAGAACAGGCGTCCAAACCATGGACGAGCTCTTCAAGCAGTAGCTCCACCTTAGCAGTTCTAATAACAGCTCCAGCAGCGGATCAAAAAGTTCCGGTAGTAAATCAAGCAATGTATCATCAATTTCAAGCAATGGCAGCGGCTTGA